A window of Otariodibacter oris genomic DNA:
TGCGGCAACGGAACCCACGCAACCTGTTACGGACAATGTCGATAATGTAAAAAATACGCAACAAGTTGAGCAAAATGCGGAAAAAAATGCATTGGTATTACAAACTGATTTTAGTTTACAAGATGGTGCGGTTTCTGCGATGCAAGGGGTTGCGTTTGGGGTCGATCGTGACCTTAAAATGTTCAATTTAACCCACGAAATCCCGCCTTATAACATTTGGGAAGCCTCTTATCGTTTATTTCAAACAGCAACTTATTGGCCAAAAGGCACGGTATTTGTGAGTGTAGTTGATCCGGGTGTAGGTACAGATCGCAAATCGGTGGTATTGAAAACCAAAACAGGACACTATTTTGTGACACCTGATAACGGCACTTTAACCTTAGTAGCTGAAAATTTAGGGATAGATTCCATTCGTGAAATTGATGAAACAAAGAACCGCTTACCCGGTTCTGAAAAATCATATACCTTCCACGGACGTGATGTTTATGCTTATACGGGAGCAAGACTCGCCTCTGGCACAATCAGTTTTGACGAAGTCGGGAATGAATTACCGCCACAAGTAATGACAATTGACTATCAAAAACCTGTATTAGAAGAAGGCACATTAAGAGGTAATATTCCTGTATTAGATATTCAATATGGCAATATTTGGACAAATATTAGTGACTCATTGCTTGAAGAATCTGGTATTAAGCCTAATACACGTGTATGTGTGGAAATTAGCCAAAAAGTAGGTGATCAAAATAAGGCTAAAGTGCTTTATAGTGGTGCAATGCTTTATAAAAGTAGTTTTGGCGAAGTGGAAGAAGGTCGTCCTTTAATGTACCTCAATAGCTTATTGAATGTTTCATTTGCTTTAAATATGGATAATTTCGCGAATAAATATAAGATTAAATCAGGTGCGGATTGGTCTGCTTCTGTAAAATCTTGTGAAAAAGCGAGTTAATTCCTTTTTGTTTTTTATCCGTTGCCACGGTGTGTAGTTTTATATACCGTGGCTTTATTTTTTATTTTCCCATAAGATTATTTAATGATTAGAGATCTCCATAGCCATAGTACCGCTTCGGACGGTATGTTAACCCCAACCCAATTGATCGAACGGGCTGTTGAATTTAATGTAGGCATGCTTGCTTTAACCGATCACGATACTTTGGCGGGTATTGCAGAAGCAAAACATTTTGCTCAAACACAACCAATAGAATTTATTTCTGGCGTAGAAATCTCTATTTTATGGGAAGGAAAAAGTCTTCACCTTGCCGCATTAAACGTCGACGAAAATAATGAAGACTTGTTGAAATTAATGCAAAGCCAAGCCGAACTTCGTCAAACTAGAGCAGAGTTGATTGGTGAAAAATTAGAAAAGGCGGGTGTAGCCAATGCTTATGAGGGGGCAAAAGCCCTTGCAAGTGGGGAGGTCACTCGAGCACATTATGCACGTTTTTTAGTTTCACAAGGCTATGTGCGTAATGATGAACAAGCGTTTAAACGTTATTTGGGCATGGGGAAATCTGCCTATGTTAAACCTGAGTGGTGCTCCTTAGAAGAGGCAATTACGGCAACGCATCATGCTGGAGGAGTCATTTGTATCGCTCATCCATTGCGTTATAAGCTTACAGCACGTTGGATCCGTCGCATCATTACTGCTTTTAAAGAAGCGGGTGGAGATGGACTAGAAGTAGCTGGATGTGGACAATCGCCAGATCAACGTCAATTATTAGCTCGTTGGGCAAATGAATTTGAATTATATGCCTCCGCAGGGTCTGATTTTCATTATCCAGCGGGATGGATTGAGTTAGGTAAAAACCTCAATTTACCACAAGATTGTAAGCCCATTTGG
This region includes:
- a CDS encoding PHP domain-containing protein, producing MIRDLHSHSTASDGMLTPTQLIERAVEFNVGMLALTDHDTLAGIAEAKHFAQTQPIEFISGVEISILWEGKSLHLAALNVDENNEDLLKLMQSQAELRQTRAELIGEKLEKAGVANAYEGAKALASGEVTRAHYARFLVSQGYVRNDEQAFKRYLGMGKSAYVKPEWCSLEEAITATHHAGGVICIAHPLRYKLTARWIRRIITAFKEAGGDGLEVAGCGQSPDQRQLLARWANEFELYASAGSDFHYPAGWIELGKNLNLPQDCKPIWDKF
- a CDS encoding SAM hydrolase/SAM-dependent halogenase family protein; amino-acid sequence: MNKKFLAIVIASFSTMTFAATEPTQPVTDNVDNVKNTQQVEQNAEKNALVLQTDFSLQDGAVSAMQGVAFGVDRDLKMFNLTHEIPPYNIWEASYRLFQTATYWPKGTVFVSVVDPGVGTDRKSVVLKTKTGHYFVTPDNGTLTLVAENLGIDSIREIDETKNRLPGSEKSYTFHGRDVYAYTGARLASGTISFDEVGNELPPQVMTIDYQKPVLEEGTLRGNIPVLDIQYGNIWTNISDSLLEESGIKPNTRVCVEISQKVGDQNKAKVLYSGAMLYKSSFGEVEEGRPLMYLNSLLNVSFALNMDNFANKYKIKSGADWSASVKSCEKAS